A genomic window from Vigna radiata var. radiata cultivar VC1973A chromosome 2, Vradiata_ver6, whole genome shotgun sequence includes:
- the LOC106755814 gene encoding uncharacterized protein LOC106755814: MIDHLSPVTMEQDRRLQLIDNAIQKLIQDDHDKNNNKVRESHHNDDDRYQNALSHLLSVSQSNVLKGEEIPEEFEDSRSSESVIEETEGEDEGGGERRGSENDEIMKELKKVKRQNFVTHCLLSVMIVLTVVWQVSEVSLILQLKDGLSHPFRSFGNMLKGMVKVPQVKGQNADDNEELLESSSLPSMIIPDMSHTGN; encoded by the exons ATGATAGATCATTTGTCTCCCGTGACCATGGAACAAGATCGAAGGCTTCAGCTCATTGACAACGCAATTCAGAAGCTTATACAAGACGACCAcgacaaaaacaacaacaaagtcCGAGAATCTCACCATAACGACGATGATCGATACCAAAACGCTCTTTCCCACCTTCTCTCCGTCTCTCAG TCGAACGTTTTGAAGGGAGAAGAGATACCTGAGGAATTTGAAGATTCTAGATCTTCTGAGTCTGTAATTGAGGAGACAGAAGGAGAAGATGAGGGTGGTGGAGAAAGGAGGGGAAGTGAAAACGATGAGATAATGAAAGAGCTGAAGAAGGTGAAAAGGCAGAACTTTGTGACTCATTGCCTTCTTTCAGTGATGATTGTTCTCACAGTGGTTTGGCAAGTATCTGAGGTGTCTCTTATTTTGCAACTGAAAGATGGATTAAGCCACCCTTTTAGATCCTTTGGAAATATGCTCAAAGGTATGGTGAAAGTCCCTCAGGTCAAAGGCCAGAACGCTGATGACAATGAAGAACTTCTTGAATCTTCATCCCTTCCTTCCATGATCATTCCGGACATGTCTCATACCGGAAACTAG
- the LOC106755605 gene encoding nuclear transport factor 2 produces MDPDAVAKAFVDHYYSTFDTNRNNLGNLYQETSMLSFEGQKIQGAHNIVAKLTSLPFHQCQHSITTVDCQPSGVGAGVLVFVSGNLQLAGEQHALKFSQMFHLMPSPQGSYYVLNDIFRLNYA; encoded by the exons atggaTCCAGACGCAGTGGCAAAGGCATTCGTGGATCATTACTATTCAACCTTCGATACCAATCGAAACAATCTCGGCAATCTCTATCAGGAGACTTCCATGCTTTCCTTCGAAGGCCAGAAGATCCAGGGCGCCCACAACATCGTCGCCAAGCTCACTTCCCTTCCCTTCCACCAGTGCCAACATTCCATCACCACCGTCGATTGCCAGCCCTCCGGCGTCGGCGCCGGAGTGCTCGTCTTCGTCAGCGGAAACCTCCAGCTTGCCGGCGAACAGCATGCCCTCAAGTTCAGCCAG ATGTTCCATTTGATGCCATCACCGCAGGGAAGCTATTACGTGTTGAATGACATATTCCGGTTGAACTATGCATGA
- the LOC106756437 gene encoding F-box only protein 6: MEGVAMLKQLIGQLQQLLDSSHSHSLILQPSNHTLFFQQQQQQQSRWTSFDVEDSSVDDFCGLVVTAGKSGSFRMSEPVKSPPTKKSRRDRSRGKSSGRSCSTEVMEQEIWKDFPEDLFEAVIARLPIATFFRFRSVCRKWNSMLTSQSFSQYCTQVTQANPWFYTITHENVNSGAMYDPSLKKWHHPTISTPPTKLIVLPVASAGGLVCFLDIGHRNFFVCNPLTQSFRELPARSVKVWSRVAVGMTINGNSAGSGYKILWVGCDGEYEVYDSVRNSWIRPGNMPAGMKLPLSLNFRSQAVSIDSMLYFMRSDPEGIVSYDMVTGVWKQYIIPAPLHLTDHTLAECDGQIMLVGLLTKNAATCVCIWELQKMTLLWKEVDRMPNIWCLDFYGKHVRMTCLGNKGLLMLSLRSKQMNRLVTYNIARKEWLKVPGCVVPRGRKRQWIACGTAFHPCLTAVA; this comes from the exons ATGGAAGGGGTGGCCATGCTGAAGCAGCTAATTGGTCAGCTTCAGCAGCTATTGGACTCTTCCCATTCCCATTCTCTCATTCTTCAACCTTCAAACCACACTCTCTTCTTTCAACAACAGCAACAGCAACAAAGCAG ATGGACATCCTTTGACGTTGAAGATAGCTCTGTAGATGACTTTTGTGGCCTAGTAGTGACAGCAGGAAAGTCTGGCAGTTTCAGGATGTCAGAGCCTGTGAAGTCTCCACCTACTAAGAAGTCTCGTAGAGATAGAAGCAGGGGCAAATCATCTGGACGATCCTGTTCAACTGAAGTTATGGAACAAGAAATTTGGAAAGATTTTCCTGAAGATTTATTTGAGGCTGTGATAGCACGACTTCCCATTGCTACCTTTTTCCGCTTCCGCTCTGTCTGCCGGAAGTGGAATTCCATGCTTACTTCTCAAAGTTTTTCTCAGTATTGTACTCAAGTTACACAAGCAAATCCATGGTTTTACACCATTACCCATGAAAATGTGAATTCGGGAGCTATGTACGACCCTTCTCTGAAAAAATGGCACCACCCAACTATATCGACACCACCCACAAAATTGATTGTTTTACCCGTGGCTTCTGCCGGTGGTTTAGTTTGCTTTCTTGACATTGGTCATCGTAACTTCTTTGTTTGCAACCCACTGACTCAATCCTTCAGGGAGTTGCCAGCTCGATCAGTTAAGGTCTGGTCTCGGGTTGCTGTAGGGATGACAATTAATGGAAACTCGGCTGGTTCAGGATACAAGATCTTATGGGTTGGTTGTGATGGAGAATATGAAGTTTACGACTCAGTCAGAAATTCTTGGATTCGTCCTGGAAACATGCCTGCAGGTATGAAGCTGCCACTGTCGCTCAACTTTAGGTCTCAAGCTGTCTCTATTGATAGCATGCTTTACTTCATGCGATCAGACCCAGAAGGGATTGTATCTTACGATATGGTAACTGGGGTTTGGAAACAATATATAATCCCAGCGCCATTGCATCTGACTGATCACACTCTGGCCGAGTGTGATGGCCAGATCATGCTTGTGGGTTTGCTCACAAAGAATGCAGCTACTTGTGTATGCATATGGGAGCTGCAGAAAATGACACTCTTGTGGAAGGAGGTTGACAGAATGCCAAACATATGGTGCTTGGACTTTTATGGGAAGCACGTTAGAATGACATGCCTGGGGAACAAAGGCTTGCTCATGTTGTCCTTGAGATCGAAACAAATGAATAGATTGGTTACTTACAACATAGCAAGGAAAGAATGGCTGAAGGTTCCTGGGTGTGTGGTGCCGCGTGGGAGAAAAAGACAGTGGATAGCTTGTGGTACTGCATTTCATCCATGCCTGACAGCGGTGGCATGA
- the LOC106756529 gene encoding transmembrane 9 superfamily member 12 isoform X1, producing the protein MIMEVPSRRKPVMYCVCLFFVVNFFLEISDAFYLPGSYMHTYSTGDHIYAKVNSLTSIETELPYSYYSLPYCKPLGGIKKSAENLGELLRGDQIDNSPYLFSMNVNHSIYLCTTPPLSEVEVKLLKQRTRDLYQVNMILDNLPVMRFANQNGIKIQWTGFPVGYTAPDGSADYIINHLKFKVLVHEYEGNGVEIIGTGEEGMGVISEADKKKVSGFEIVGFQVIPCSIKRDPEVMTKLHMYDIISTSDCPSELDKYQPIKEQERIAFTYEVDFVKSDIRWPSRWDAYLKMEGSRVHWFSILNSLMVIFFLAGIVFVIFLRTVRRDLTRYEELDKEAQAQMNEELSGWKLVVGDVFREPECSKLLCVMVGDGVQILGMAAVTIVFAALGFMSPASRGMLLTGMIILYLFLGIAAGYVSVRLWRTLKATSEGWRSISWLSACFFPGIAFIILTALNFLLWGSKSTGAIPISLYFELFFLWFCISVPLTLIGGFMGTKAEQIDYPVRTNQIPREIPARKYPSWLLVLGAGTLPFGTLFIELFFILSSIWLGRFYYVFGFLLVVLLLLVIVCAEVSVVLTYMHLCVEDWRWWWKSFFASGSVALYVFLYSINYLVFDLQSLSGPVSAMLYLGYSLLMAIAIMLSTGTIGFLMSFYFVHYLFSSVKID; encoded by the exons ATG ATAATGGAGGTACCAAGCAGGAGAAAACCAGTGATGTACTGTGTTTGCCTTTTCTTCGttgtcaatttttttcttgaaattagCGATGCATTTTATCTTCCGGGAAGCTACATGCACACTTACTCGACTGGAGATCACATATATGCGAAGGTTAATTCATTGACCTCAATTGAGACTGAGCTTCCCTATAGCTACTACAGTCTCCCTTACTGCAAGCCGCTTGGTGGCATAAAGAAAAGTGCTGAGAATCTTGGAGAGCTCCTCAGGGGAGATCAGATCGATAACTCTCCCTACCTTTTCAGCATGAATGTTAATCATTCAATATACCTCTGCACCACGCCCCCCTTGAGCGAGGTCGAGGTAAAGCTACTGAAACAAAGGACTCGTGATCTGTATCAAGTAAATATGATCCTTGACAACTTGCCTGTTATGAGGTTTGCCAATCAAAATGGGATTAAAATCCAGTGGACGGGGTTCCCTGTTGGGTACACGGCACCGGATGGTAGTGCAGATTACATCATCAATCATCTCAAATTCAAAGTCTTGGTTCATGAATATGAAGGGAATGGTGTTGAAATCATTGGGACTGGGGAGGAAGGTATGGGTGTTATTTCTGAAGCTGACAAGAAGAAGGTATCTGGATTTGAAATTGTTGGCTTCCAGGTTATCCCTTGTAGTATTAAGAGGGATCCTGAAGTCATGACGAAACTCCACATGTATGACATTATCTCTACTTCAGATTGCCCATCTGAGCTAGACAAGTACCAACCAATTAAAGAGCAAGAGAGGATAGCATTTACATATGAAGTTGACTTTGTGAAAAGTGATATAAGATGGCCATCGCGTTGGGATGCTTATTTAAAGATGGAGGGTTCCCGGGTGCATTGGTTCTCTATCCTAAATTCACTCATGGTGATTTTTTTCCTAGCCGGTATTGTCTTTGTCATTTTTTTGAGAACTGTGAGAAGGGACTTGACACGGTATGAGGAGTTGGACAAAGAGGCACAAGCACAGATGAATGAAGAGCTTTCTGGATGGAAGCTTGTTGTGGGTGATGTTTTTAGAGAGCCTGAATGTTCAAAGCTTCTCTGTGTGATGGTTGGGGATGGGGTTCAGATTCTCGGAATGGCTGCTGTGACAATTGTTTTTGCAGCCCTGGGTTTCATGTCACCAGCTTCCAGGGGAATGCTGCTAACAGGgatgataattttatatcttttcttGGGAATTGCTGCTGGATATGTCAGTGTTCGTCTGTGGAGGACCCTTAAAGCAACTTCAGAAGGGTGGAGATCAATTTCCTGGTTATCTGCGTGCTTTTTCCCCGGGATTGCTTTTATTATTCTCACGGCACTGAATTTTCTTCTCTGGGGCAGCAAAAGTACTGGTGCTATTCCCATTTCTTTGTATTTCGAGTTGTTCTTCCTCTGGTTCTGCATTTCAGTGCCACTTACTCTCATTGGAGGATTTATGGGCACAAAAGCGGAGCAAATTGACTATCCTGTGCGAACTAATCAGATTCCAAGGGAGATTCCTGCCCGTAAATATCCATCATGGCTTCTTGTTCTTGGTGCAGGAACTCTTCCATTTGGAACCCTTttcattgagcttttctttatCCTTTCCAGTATCTGGCTTGGGAGATTCTATTATGTATTTGGTTTCCTGTTGGTTGTTCTTCTACTGCTTGTCATTGTTTGTGCTGAAGTGTCGGTGGTCCTCACATATATGCATCTTTGTGTGGAAGAttggcggtggtggtggaagtcGTTTTTCGCTTCAGGATCTGTTGCTCTTTATGTCTTCTTGTACTCCATTAACTACTTGGTTTTTGACCTGCAGAGTTTGAGTGGACCTGTCTCGGCTATGCTTTATCTTGGCTATTCACTGCTCATGGCAATTGCAATCATGTTGTCAACTGGAACCATTGGCTTCCTTATGTCATTTTACTTTGTGCACTACTTGTTCTCATCAGTAAAAATAGATTGA
- the LOC106756529 gene encoding transmembrane 9 superfamily member 12 isoform X2, whose translation MEVPSRRKPVMYCVCLFFVVNFFLEISDAFYLPGSYMHTYSTGDHIYAKVNSLTSIETELPYSYYSLPYCKPLGGIKKSAENLGELLRGDQIDNSPYLFSMNVNHSIYLCTTPPLSEVEVKLLKQRTRDLYQVNMILDNLPVMRFANQNGIKIQWTGFPVGYTAPDGSADYIINHLKFKVLVHEYEGNGVEIIGTGEEGMGVISEADKKKVSGFEIVGFQVIPCSIKRDPEVMTKLHMYDIISTSDCPSELDKYQPIKEQERIAFTYEVDFVKSDIRWPSRWDAYLKMEGSRVHWFSILNSLMVIFFLAGIVFVIFLRTVRRDLTRYEELDKEAQAQMNEELSGWKLVVGDVFREPECSKLLCVMVGDGVQILGMAAVTIVFAALGFMSPASRGMLLTGMIILYLFLGIAAGYVSVRLWRTLKATSEGWRSISWLSACFFPGIAFIILTALNFLLWGSKSTGAIPISLYFELFFLWFCISVPLTLIGGFMGTKAEQIDYPVRTNQIPREIPARKYPSWLLVLGAGTLPFGTLFIELFFILSSIWLGRFYYVFGFLLVVLLLLVIVCAEVSVVLTYMHLCVEDWRWWWKSFFASGSVALYVFLYSINYLVFDLQSLSGPVSAMLYLGYSLLMAIAIMLSTGTIGFLMSFYFVHYLFSSVKID comes from the coding sequence ATGGAGGTACCAAGCAGGAGAAAACCAGTGATGTACTGTGTTTGCCTTTTCTTCGttgtcaatttttttcttgaaattagCGATGCATTTTATCTTCCGGGAAGCTACATGCACACTTACTCGACTGGAGATCACATATATGCGAAGGTTAATTCATTGACCTCAATTGAGACTGAGCTTCCCTATAGCTACTACAGTCTCCCTTACTGCAAGCCGCTTGGTGGCATAAAGAAAAGTGCTGAGAATCTTGGAGAGCTCCTCAGGGGAGATCAGATCGATAACTCTCCCTACCTTTTCAGCATGAATGTTAATCATTCAATATACCTCTGCACCACGCCCCCCTTGAGCGAGGTCGAGGTAAAGCTACTGAAACAAAGGACTCGTGATCTGTATCAAGTAAATATGATCCTTGACAACTTGCCTGTTATGAGGTTTGCCAATCAAAATGGGATTAAAATCCAGTGGACGGGGTTCCCTGTTGGGTACACGGCACCGGATGGTAGTGCAGATTACATCATCAATCATCTCAAATTCAAAGTCTTGGTTCATGAATATGAAGGGAATGGTGTTGAAATCATTGGGACTGGGGAGGAAGGTATGGGTGTTATTTCTGAAGCTGACAAGAAGAAGGTATCTGGATTTGAAATTGTTGGCTTCCAGGTTATCCCTTGTAGTATTAAGAGGGATCCTGAAGTCATGACGAAACTCCACATGTATGACATTATCTCTACTTCAGATTGCCCATCTGAGCTAGACAAGTACCAACCAATTAAAGAGCAAGAGAGGATAGCATTTACATATGAAGTTGACTTTGTGAAAAGTGATATAAGATGGCCATCGCGTTGGGATGCTTATTTAAAGATGGAGGGTTCCCGGGTGCATTGGTTCTCTATCCTAAATTCACTCATGGTGATTTTTTTCCTAGCCGGTATTGTCTTTGTCATTTTTTTGAGAACTGTGAGAAGGGACTTGACACGGTATGAGGAGTTGGACAAAGAGGCACAAGCACAGATGAATGAAGAGCTTTCTGGATGGAAGCTTGTTGTGGGTGATGTTTTTAGAGAGCCTGAATGTTCAAAGCTTCTCTGTGTGATGGTTGGGGATGGGGTTCAGATTCTCGGAATGGCTGCTGTGACAATTGTTTTTGCAGCCCTGGGTTTCATGTCACCAGCTTCCAGGGGAATGCTGCTAACAGGgatgataattttatatcttttcttGGGAATTGCTGCTGGATATGTCAGTGTTCGTCTGTGGAGGACCCTTAAAGCAACTTCAGAAGGGTGGAGATCAATTTCCTGGTTATCTGCGTGCTTTTTCCCCGGGATTGCTTTTATTATTCTCACGGCACTGAATTTTCTTCTCTGGGGCAGCAAAAGTACTGGTGCTATTCCCATTTCTTTGTATTTCGAGTTGTTCTTCCTCTGGTTCTGCATTTCAGTGCCACTTACTCTCATTGGAGGATTTATGGGCACAAAAGCGGAGCAAATTGACTATCCTGTGCGAACTAATCAGATTCCAAGGGAGATTCCTGCCCGTAAATATCCATCATGGCTTCTTGTTCTTGGTGCAGGAACTCTTCCATTTGGAACCCTTttcattgagcttttctttatCCTTTCCAGTATCTGGCTTGGGAGATTCTATTATGTATTTGGTTTCCTGTTGGTTGTTCTTCTACTGCTTGTCATTGTTTGTGCTGAAGTGTCGGTGGTCCTCACATATATGCATCTTTGTGTGGAAGAttggcggtggtggtggaagtcGTTTTTCGCTTCAGGATCTGTTGCTCTTTATGTCTTCTTGTACTCCATTAACTACTTGGTTTTTGACCTGCAGAGTTTGAGTGGACCTGTCTCGGCTATGCTTTATCTTGGCTATTCACTGCTCATGGCAATTGCAATCATGTTGTCAACTGGAACCATTGGCTTCCTTATGTCATTTTACTTTGTGCACTACTTGTTCTCATCAGTAAAAATAGATTGA
- the LOC106756519 gene encoding ranBP2-type zinc finger protein At1g67325 yields MSRVDNRNSSAAKRARTDGSRREDDWTCPSCGNVNFSFRTTCNMRNCTQPRPADHNSKSAAKPLQAPQGYSSAAPYLGSNAPSSIYLSVPPYGSSLFNGSSVPPYDVPFSGGSAYHYNYGSRLSAGSPYRPLHLSGPAPYTGGPVMGNGGIYGMPQLLDRYGLGVPIGPGTMGARPGFFHDDKSQKKDTTRDNDWTCPKCGNVNFSFRTVCNMRKCNTPKPGSQASKSDKNSKQKMPEGSWKCEKCNNINYPFRTKCNRQNCGADKPAESDKSPSPSADQNDQ; encoded by the exons ATGTCTCGG GTTGACAACAGAAATTCCTCTGCCGCCAAGCGTGCTAGGACTGATG GTAGCCGTAGGGAAGATGATTGGACTTGCCCCAGCTGTGGCAATGTCAATTTCTCTTTCAGGACAACTTGTAACATGCGTAATTGCACTCAACCAAGGCCAGCTGATCATAATTCG AAATCTGCTGCCAAGCCTCTACAAGCTCCACAGGGTTATTCATCCGCAGCTCCTTATTTAGGCTCTAATGCTCCATCTTCTATATATCTTAGTGTCCCACCATATGGATCTTCTCTGTTCAATGGATCATCAGTTCCTCCCTATGATGTTCCATTTTCTGGAGGATCAGCATATCACTACAATTATGGTAGTCGCCTCTCTGCTGGAAGTCCTTATAGACCATTGCATTTATCTGGACCTGCACCCTACACCGGTGGGCCAGTGATGGGAAATG GTGGGATCTATGGGATGCCCCAACTGTTGGATCGCTATGGCCTGGGTGTGCCTATTGGACCTGGGACAATG GGTGCCAGACCTGGATTTTTTCATGATGACAAGTCTCAGAAAAAAG ACACAACTCGTGACAATGACTGGACATGTCCAAAATGTGGCAATGTCAATTTCTCATTTAGAACTGTCTGCAACATGAGAAAGTGCAACACGCCCAAACCTGGATCCCAG GCCTCAAAGTCGGACAAAAATTCTA AGCAAAAGATGCCTGAAGGAAGCTGGAAGTGTGAAAAGTGTAACAACATAAACTATCCTTTCAGAACCAAGTGCAACAGACAGAATTGTGGTGCTGACAAGCCTGCTGAGTCTGATAAATCTCCTTCACCATCTGCTGATCAAAATGATCAG TGA